A section of the Malus sylvestris chromosome 17, drMalSylv7.2, whole genome shotgun sequence genome encodes:
- the LOC126611831 gene encoding uncharacterized protein LOC126611831, whose protein sequence is MIDSALEKGPKFPKFIYLYLAYVEKFEYPKGFKIPDFSLFARESSLSSLEHVARFTVQCGDVNSDFHKLRLFNLSLTGSAFAWYINLPPNSIQNWEELVEKFHEQFYRPGIEMSVSSLARMAQASDESPMDYLTSLPKTCQEALDLALTCPDAEQIIQKTTDPAMKAKFQHICEARVLDFEVNPYTDLDTTELIFSLEDLQYLRHHFKVFSAVSLFGLTADEKE, encoded by the exons ATGATTGATTCAGCCCTGGAAAAAGGGCCGAAATTCCCAAAGTTCATCTATCTATACCTAGCTTATGTAGAAAAGTTCGAATATCCAAAAGGCTTTAAGATTCCAGATTTCAGCCTTTTTGCTAGAGAATCGTCCCTGTCCTCATTAGAACATGTAGCCCGGTTCACTGTgcaatgcggagatgttaaTAGTGACTTCCATAAACTGCGACTATTTAACTTATCGTTAACAGGCTCAGCATTCGCATGGTACATCAACCTCCCGCCTAACTCCATCCAAAATTGGGAGGAACTAGTCGAGAAATTCCATGAGCAATTTTATCGGCCGGGAATAGAAATGTCAGTGTCTTCATTGGccaggatggctcaagcatctgatgagtcaccaatggattatcttacaag TTTGCCCAAGACATGTCAAGAAGCCCTCGACCTAGCGTTAACTTGCCCTGATGCTGAACAGATTATCCAGAAAACCACTGATCCAGCGATGAAGGCCAAGTTCCAACATATATGCGAAGCTCGAGTCCTCGACTTCGAGGTCAACCCATACACTGATTTAGATACCACCGAGCTCATTTTTTCTCTTGaagaccttcagtatttacgacaTCATTTCAAAGTTTTCTCAGCTGtatctctcttcggccttacggcCGATGAAAAAGAATGA